From a region of the Rhodopirellula bahusiensis genome:
- a CDS encoding tyrosine-type recombinase/integrase produces MTAKQGIKKPDKPRPDFPLYALSNGQWCKKIAGRHQSFGPWEDPDGAEQAYLDWLARKRLNLSQPKPGEKTVDEIVDLYLDESAERVERKRLGQKRGLSAKTHREHKRHLLWFRDQVIDGHRVGSRAVASLRSDDFSKLYQLIPAHYSCDSIRHRVTYVNGLLTWAADNEFIDRVPATGRLWRIPTRDEVEAEKTSSPAKVWTRPQIKKLLASANPQIAAMIYLGMNAGFGNSDCARLKVDEMCGTWIEVPRGKNGRPRKAWLWPETVKAMKEARKACPKPRRGCEDLFFLTHTGGPWADEETFFDGVGDEFGELKRACGFDGKEFKGVGFYAFRHTFAEHASNATGNNADDIAVKHVLGHLELAQLATYRREIAKPRIKRVCERVRAWFLAGSGNQASNKQKQGKK; encoded by the coding sequence ATGACTGCGAAGCAGGGTATCAAAAAGCCCGACAAGCCGCGACCTGATTTCCCCCTGTACGCACTTTCGAATGGTCAGTGGTGCAAAAAGATCGCTGGACGCCATCAATCGTTCGGGCCGTGGGAAGATCCCGACGGTGCTGAACAGGCCTATCTCGATTGGCTTGCCCGGAAGCGTTTGAACCTTTCCCAGCCGAAGCCAGGCGAAAAGACAGTTGACGAAATCGTTGACCTGTACCTGGACGAATCCGCGGAACGAGTCGAACGGAAACGACTTGGGCAGAAGCGGGGTTTGTCTGCTAAGACGCATCGGGAGCACAAACGTCATCTGCTTTGGTTTCGCGATCAGGTAATTGATGGGCACCGGGTTGGATCACGAGCGGTTGCATCCCTTCGCTCCGATGACTTTTCGAAGCTCTACCAATTGATCCCGGCGCACTACTCGTGCGACTCGATCCGGCATCGAGTCACTTACGTGAACGGCTTGCTGACTTGGGCGGCCGACAACGAGTTCATTGATCGGGTGCCGGCCACCGGGCGTTTGTGGAGGATCCCAACCCGCGACGAAGTGGAAGCCGAGAAAACAAGCTCGCCCGCAAAAGTCTGGACCCGCCCCCAGATCAAGAAACTACTCGCAAGTGCCAACCCGCAAATCGCCGCGATGATCTACCTGGGGATGAATGCGGGATTCGGCAACTCTGATTGCGCCCGGTTGAAAGTCGATGAGATGTGCGGAACATGGATCGAGGTTCCGCGGGGAAAGAACGGCAGGCCCCGCAAGGCTTGGTTGTGGCCCGAGACCGTCAAAGCGATGAAGGAAGCCCGCAAAGCATGCCCGAAGCCCCGCCGCGGTTGTGAAGACCTGTTCTTCCTGACGCACACAGGTGGACCGTGGGCCGACGAAGAAACATTCTTCGATGGCGTTGGGGATGAGTTTGGCGAATTGAAACGGGCGTGCGGTTTCGATGGCAAAGAGTTCAAGGGCGTGGGGTTCTATGCGTTTCGCCACACGTTCGCAGAGCACGCCAGCAACGCGACCGGCAACAACGCCGACGACATCGCGGTGAAGCATGTCCTGGGGCATCTCGAGCTAGCACAGCTCGCCACGTACCGCCGGGAAATTGCCAAGCCAAGGATCAAACGAGTTTGTGAACGTGTTCGTGCATG
- a CDS encoding flagellin hook IN motif-containing protein codes for MDTTSDRINSLVAGISEKLLDAARVGSSFSNLQGNIDTALTEISELLGQSLTLGGSENSVVRGLDSGQIKDLEILSLPPNGSARFSGGVSQRAGNAEILITDAGRLQGGGTLDLKVGESSRRIQFQPGRSISGMAQQINSSNYGVKAIDLDGKLQLTAKTSESLEATVRPVRTGRNYGDNQLFGVNASQIDRVDLSQLPEGVSQTVQGQVDSVASVARLTYQGTAGGLVAGSASFDLSGDLGSANVETTRGESLISFAEKINNVSAFTGVKAEVNGNELRLVSQLRGDDAEVRLSNVVRQFRPTVEGVNAAQIPRFDLQSIADGAEVNLSGSVTTAADTAKLQYQGSGGNVVDSAVFTLSGNLGSEQIAISQSESLVDVRDRINAETDSTGVTASVDGDTLQFSGSEVGSAESIQVTLDDITQYVEVDGVNASQIQGFTVNSSEPRSTNTLSGSVDQAATKGQLTYDGFLGSASASATINLTGELGTVEIDVSAFQSLSSLRDDINDRTGDTGVVATLSGSRITLESQSDGSDGIVEVEVTSGSFDTNGGDGNGIAAGADAQLTINGNSVTADGNQVDYVDSLGSYSFDLEPGFTGTFDSVTVTTSDGSFDLSGGDETGTAYGVDAEATINGQSYVADGDEFDLTVDSAVMTFDVEAGFSGAIDPITLRSDEDEFTVTGGDGNGNASGQDGQATINGAIYTSSNDTYQVAIGESSIDLELAEFFAGAFDSFEIDSDVSTKRRTGTPSTYNASAARERFAINGQEVSKVDGRYEFEQDGVRIGFQLADGFRGSFDNFTITANGAASEPYSSYQTSPLTGTTLDATQAALIDLLQLASGGDYDSKQTHALDAYSVSKEALVNLQSLFGVSSRRGRSLNGLLFDQSA; via the coding sequence GTGGATACCACGTCCGACCGGATCAATTCACTGGTTGCCGGCATCAGCGAAAAGTTGTTGGATGCCGCTCGCGTCGGAAGTTCTTTCAGCAACCTTCAGGGCAACATCGACACGGCTCTGACGGAGATCAGTGAACTCTTGGGGCAATCGTTGACACTCGGCGGATCCGAGAACTCGGTTGTCCGCGGTCTCGATTCGGGGCAGATCAAAGACTTAGAAATTCTCTCGCTACCACCGAACGGCTCGGCACGTTTTTCCGGTGGAGTCTCACAACGCGCTGGCAACGCGGAGATCCTGATCACCGACGCTGGTCGATTGCAGGGCGGGGGAACCTTGGACCTGAAGGTCGGCGAATCATCGCGACGAATTCAGTTTCAACCTGGCCGCTCGATTTCAGGGATGGCCCAACAAATCAATTCGTCAAACTATGGCGTCAAAGCAATCGACCTGGATGGGAAGCTGCAACTGACGGCGAAAACTTCCGAGTCTTTGGAAGCCACCGTTCGGCCTGTTCGTACGGGAAGAAACTATGGCGACAATCAGCTTTTCGGAGTCAACGCGTCACAGATCGATCGCGTTGATCTGAGTCAGTTGCCGGAAGGCGTCTCGCAAACGGTTCAGGGGCAAGTCGACTCGGTCGCGAGTGTTGCTCGGCTGACTTATCAAGGCACCGCAGGTGGCTTGGTTGCCGGTTCCGCCAGCTTTGACCTAAGCGGTGATCTTGGTTCCGCCAATGTGGAAACCACGCGAGGAGAGTCACTGATTTCGTTTGCGGAGAAGATCAACAACGTCTCCGCGTTCACTGGCGTCAAAGCAGAAGTCAACGGCAACGAGCTTCGACTTGTTTCGCAGTTGCGTGGTGACGACGCGGAGGTCCGGTTGTCCAATGTTGTTCGGCAATTCCGCCCGACCGTCGAAGGAGTCAACGCGGCACAGATTCCTCGTTTTGATTTGCAAAGCATCGCCGACGGGGCTGAGGTCAATCTGTCTGGTTCCGTGACCACCGCTGCGGACACGGCCAAGTTGCAGTACCAAGGCAGTGGGGGCAACGTGGTGGATAGTGCGGTGTTCACGTTGTCAGGCAATTTGGGGAGCGAGCAAATTGCGATCTCCCAAAGCGAATCGCTGGTCGATGTCCGTGATCGAATCAACGCGGAAACGGATTCCACCGGAGTGACTGCGTCGGTCGATGGCGACACGCTTCAGTTCAGCGGTTCGGAGGTGGGATCCGCAGAGAGCATTCAGGTGACGTTGGACGATATCACTCAGTATGTCGAGGTCGACGGAGTCAACGCGAGCCAGATTCAAGGGTTCACGGTGAATTCCTCGGAGCCACGATCAACGAACACGCTCAGCGGATCTGTTGACCAAGCGGCAACGAAAGGCCAACTGACCTACGATGGATTCTTGGGGTCGGCCAGTGCCAGTGCGACGATCAATCTCACCGGTGAATTGGGAACTGTTGAAATTGACGTTTCCGCCTTTCAATCCCTCAGTTCTCTTCGCGACGATATCAACGACCGGACCGGCGACACCGGTGTGGTTGCGACGCTATCAGGGAGTCGGATCACTTTGGAAAGCCAGAGCGATGGATCGGATGGCATCGTCGAAGTGGAGGTGACCTCTGGGTCCTTCGACACCAACGGCGGTGATGGAAATGGAATTGCTGCCGGAGCAGACGCCCAACTCACTATCAACGGCAATTCAGTGACGGCGGATGGGAACCAAGTGGACTATGTGGATTCACTTGGATCGTATTCCTTTGATTTGGAGCCTGGGTTCACGGGGACATTTGATTCAGTCACCGTCACCACGTCGGACGGCAGTTTCGATCTTTCCGGTGGAGACGAAACCGGAACGGCGTACGGGGTCGATGCGGAGGCAACGATCAATGGTCAGTCATATGTTGCCGATGGCGACGAATTTGACCTCACGGTCGATTCCGCGGTGATGACCTTCGATGTCGAAGCTGGATTCTCGGGTGCGATCGATCCCATCACTCTACGGTCCGATGAAGATGAGTTCACGGTTACCGGTGGCGACGGCAATGGAAATGCGAGCGGGCAAGACGGTCAAGCAACCATCAATGGTGCAATCTACACGTCCAGCAACGACACGTACCAAGTCGCGATTGGCGAGAGTTCAATCGACCTTGAACTAGCGGAGTTTTTCGCTGGAGCATTCGATTCTTTTGAGATCGATTCGGATGTCTCTACCAAACGTCGGACTGGAACTCCAAGTACATACAATGCCTCGGCGGCACGCGAACGATTTGCCATCAACGGACAGGAAGTCTCGAAGGTCGATGGCCGATATGAATTCGAACAAGACGGTGTTCGAATTGGATTTCAACTTGCCGATGGTTTTCGCGGGAGCTTTGATAACTTCACGATCACGGCCAATGGAGCAGCGTCCGAGCCCTACAGCAGCTATCAAACGTCGCCGTTGACGGGA
- a CDS encoding endo-1,4-beta-xylanase, producing the protein MFTSKSLSSFASCLVLFSLSAGIHRQTSAQDGFPGDRLKELAPPNFAIGGVMGGYDTESLNTPVLDLARSEFNAVTAKAFMPFGPWTDPNQPIDTSGLTQNVAWAVQNGMQVHAHVLVYPTENVRLPWFQNLPNEEVEQVLQQYTSTMAGSVSGGVWVWDVVNEVIGDNGDVMDADGLRIGLGAGENFVPYKEYAAMGPDYISKAFQWAHEADPNALLILNEYSAETVNDKSDRLLALCKRLRDQGVPIDGVGFQNHWLDLRYEPNYDSIRENFQRFANEGFQVFITECDVAAVHTQDPAGNPPSQEQLQRQARVFSNLLQIALEQPACKSFLMWDYTDETSWLQDTDFTLTLADRRPGYSDTVVPPGTSMFATPIAGGDGVVPISPKLAYLEMQAALLNRPFDTYRVTSGWDWQTSYLARFGQPNSEGQFVPGTGVYAERLDDQSETWSSLKWELERIDASAYRIRNLWGDGADYLTRQAAPSDDPDQILPGGTVGMQTPNEAWTSQQWFFIPAGNGGFRLVNGWAPEDGALTREAQGQNSDGDYVPGPEVRLHPPEDWSSQVWYFNRIGQ; encoded by the coding sequence ATGTTCACTTCAAAAAGTCTTTCGTCCTTCGCTTCGTGCTTGGTTTTGTTTTCGCTATCAGCGGGAATCCATCGGCAGACGTCAGCGCAAGATGGTTTTCCTGGCGATCGTTTGAAAGAGTTGGCTCCACCCAACTTCGCCATTGGCGGAGTGATGGGCGGGTACGACACCGAGTCGCTCAACACCCCGGTCCTTGATCTGGCTCGATCGGAGTTCAATGCGGTGACGGCAAAGGCGTTCATGCCGTTTGGTCCTTGGACCGACCCCAACCAACCGATCGACACATCGGGGCTCACACAGAACGTTGCTTGGGCCGTTCAGAACGGAATGCAGGTTCACGCTCACGTGCTGGTCTATCCGACCGAGAATGTTCGACTGCCTTGGTTTCAGAACCTGCCCAACGAAGAGGTCGAGCAAGTTCTGCAGCAGTACACATCGACGATGGCGGGCAGTGTTTCCGGCGGTGTTTGGGTTTGGGACGTTGTCAACGAAGTCATTGGCGACAACGGCGATGTGATGGATGCCGATGGACTTCGAATCGGGCTTGGTGCCGGTGAGAACTTTGTGCCTTACAAAGAGTACGCGGCGATGGGACCGGACTACATCTCGAAAGCGTTTCAGTGGGCTCACGAAGCCGATCCAAACGCGTTGCTGATTCTTAACGAGTACTCCGCCGAAACGGTGAACGACAAATCGGATCGTTTGCTGGCGTTGTGCAAACGACTGCGAGACCAAGGTGTTCCGATCGACGGAGTTGGTTTCCAAAACCACTGGCTCGACCTTCGCTACGAACCCAACTACGACAGCATTCGCGAAAACTTTCAACGGTTTGCCAACGAGGGTTTTCAAGTCTTCATCACCGAGTGTGATGTGGCGGCGGTTCACACGCAGGACCCAGCGGGCAACCCTCCATCGCAGGAACAGCTGCAGCGTCAGGCTCGCGTGTTTTCGAACCTGTTGCAGATTGCCTTGGAACAACCGGCATGCAAGTCATTCTTGATGTGGGACTACACCGATGAGACCTCTTGGTTGCAGGACACGGATTTCACATTGACCTTGGCCGATCGTCGACCAGGATATTCGGACACAGTGGTGCCACCAGGAACATCCATGTTCGCGACACCGATTGCGGGTGGCGATGGTGTCGTTCCGATCTCGCCGAAGTTGGCGTACTTGGAGATGCAGGCGGCGCTTTTGAATCGGCCTTTCGACACCTACCGAGTGACCAGCGGTTGGGATTGGCAAACGTCCTACTTGGCTCGCTTTGGTCAACCCAATTCGGAAGGCCAGTTCGTTCCGGGCACCGGCGTTTATGCGGAACGATTGGATGATCAGTCCGAGACGTGGTCCAGCTTGAAGTGGGAACTCGAACGCATTGACGCCAGTGCCTATCGCATTCGCAATTTGTGGGGCGATGGAGCGGACTATTTGACTCGTCAGGCTGCGCCCAGTGACGATCCCGATCAGATCCTGCCTGGCGGTACCGTCGGAATGCAGACGCCCAATGAAGCGTGGACGAGCCAGCAGTGGTTCTTCATTCCGGCCGGCAACGGTGGCTTTCGATTGGTCAATGGTTGGGCACCAGAGGATGGCGCACTGACGCGAGAAGCTCAGGGCCAGAACTCAGACGGGGATTACGTCCCAGGGCCGGAGGTTCGGCTGCATCCGCCAGAGGATTGGTCCAGCCAAGTGTGGTACTTCAACCGTATCGGCCAGTGA
- a CDS encoding DJ-1/PfpI family protein, protein MEKVLIVIGDATELLDTMYPYYRLQEAGFEPVVIAPEKRLYQLVLHEIKPGWTITKEWEGYTLDCDVPFADVKEEDYAGIFFSGGRAPEYIRYDEDLVRITQHFFDTNKPIASVCHGVEIPAYADRVRGRRMATVAKCQFDLEVCGGIFVDEPCVIDGNLVSGRTYRDNGFYIAPWIKQLEAARDSKG, encoded by the coding sequence ATGGAAAAAGTGTTGATCGTTATCGGCGATGCCACCGAGTTGCTGGACACGATGTATCCGTACTACCGGCTGCAAGAAGCTGGCTTCGAACCGGTCGTCATTGCACCCGAAAAACGGCTCTACCAGCTCGTCTTGCACGAAATCAAACCGGGATGGACGATCACCAAGGAATGGGAAGGCTACACGCTGGATTGCGATGTTCCTTTCGCGGATGTGAAGGAAGAAGACTACGCCGGCATCTTCTTCTCCGGCGGCAGAGCACCCGAGTACATCCGCTACGACGAGGACTTGGTGCGGATCACCCAACACTTCTTTGACACCAACAAACCCATCGCCAGCGTTTGTCACGGGGTCGAGATTCCTGCCTACGCCGATCGCGTGCGTGGTCGCCGAATGGCCACGGTTGCCAAATGCCAATTCGACTTAGAAGTCTGCGGCGGGATCTTCGTCGATGAACCCTGCGTGATCGATGGCAACCTCGTCAGCGGACGGACCTACCGCGACAACGGCTTCTACATCGCGCCATGGATCAAACAACTCGAAGCCGCCCGCGATTCCAAAGGCTAA
- a CDS encoding DUF6268 family outer membrane beta-barrel protein, producing MDEATRYQSRTICRVRSIVLGGFLLWFTAGTANAQTPLMQVLPSQPAAIQHAPSQWLVGNPPEIELENFRRGVFQGGELLGGYLTDGSDAPAGPGTTGGLDETFWEVRLSTGIPLGSLDNLLGVRPFFRADHLSGLSGIDAPETLYSTGVTLFHRKKWNERISTMVIATPSVRSDFTTSDNAFRLFGLGLVNWQCRDDLSLSLGAVYFDRSDLGVLPAFGLSWTPTPEWKIDLMMPRPQINRRFWVDPGQAEGWAFVGGSIGGNTWAVTREGGASDGESDELTVNGLRVFGGYETLVTGNRGWGVEVGYVFNRSLEYEQDATEFDLHDAVFIEASWKF from the coding sequence ATGGATGAGGCCACACGGTATCAATCTCGCACGATTTGCCGCGTGCGATCGATCGTTTTAGGTGGTTTCTTGTTGTGGTTCACCGCTGGAACCGCAAACGCTCAAACACCGCTAATGCAAGTGTTGCCGTCTCAACCGGCAGCCATCCAGCATGCTCCCAGTCAATGGCTTGTTGGTAACCCGCCCGAAATCGAGCTCGAGAACTTTCGCCGCGGAGTGTTCCAAGGCGGTGAATTGCTGGGCGGTTATCTCACCGATGGCAGCGACGCGCCCGCCGGCCCCGGAACCACGGGTGGGCTTGATGAAACGTTCTGGGAAGTCCGGCTGAGCACGGGCATTCCTCTGGGAAGTCTCGACAACTTGCTCGGAGTGCGTCCATTCTTTCGGGCGGATCATCTCAGCGGTCTATCAGGCATCGATGCCCCAGAGACGCTCTACAGCACCGGTGTCACGTTGTTCCATCGCAAGAAGTGGAACGAGCGAATTTCAACCATGGTCATTGCAACACCATCGGTGCGGAGTGACTTCACAACGAGCGACAATGCGTTTCGTTTATTTGGCTTGGGGCTGGTCAATTGGCAGTGTCGTGATGATCTGAGCCTGTCGTTGGGAGCGGTCTACTTCGATCGCAGCGACCTGGGTGTGTTGCCGGCATTTGGTTTGAGTTGGACTCCCACCCCGGAATGGAAGATCGATTTGATGATGCCTCGTCCGCAAATCAATCGACGGTTTTGGGTCGATCCGGGCCAGGCGGAAGGCTGGGCCTTCGTCGGCGGTTCGATCGGTGGCAACACCTGGGCGGTGACACGCGAAGGTGGTGCGAGCGACGGCGAAAGCGATGAATTGACCGTGAACGGCCTTCGGGTGTTTGGCGGCTACGAAACGCTGGTGACGGGCAATCGTGGCTGGGGAGTGGAGGTTGGTTACGTCTTCAACCGATCGCTGGAGTACGAGCAGGATGCAACTGAATTCGACCTGCACGACGCGGTGTTTATTGAAGCCAGCTGGAAATTTTGA